AACGAGCTCTTCAGCGATGAACTGCGCTAGAGTTATCTCGCTCTCACTCTCCCTGAATCTCGATCTCCTGATGAGATCTGAGAGGACCTTCAGGGACCCCTTCGTCGTATCGATTGCCCTGAGGAAGGGCTCATTCGTCTCCTGAATGTCCAGATTGTAACCACTGGGGAGCCCCTTCATCACAGAGAGTACTGTGAAGTGGCAACCCATGACTTCTCCAGCCTTGGCCCTGATCACTTCAAGCGTCACGGGATTCCTCTTCTGAGGCATTATGCTACTGGTCGAGACGTGATCATCAGGTAGCTCGACTAGGCCGAAGTTCGGAGTTGACCATATTATCAGATCCTCGCAAACCCTACTCAAAACGACCATGAGGGAGGATAGTATCCCGAGTACTATAGTCTCAAAGGATCTGCTTCCCGTAGCTAAAAGAGTGTTGCTCTCCACACCTGAGAATCCCAGGAGATCAGCTAACCTTCCCCTATCCATGGGAACTGAGCTCCCGGCAGCGGGCCCGGAGCCTAAGGGGCACAGGTCAACTATCTCCCTCATCACGTGCCAAATCGACCTGTAATGATGGAAGAGCTCGTACTCTATCGAGAGTAAGTAGTGGGATACTGTAGATGGTTGGGCTGGTTGCAGATGCGTGAAAGCAGGGATCCTCTTCTCCAAATTCATGAGAGCCGCATCTATCAAGGAATCCCTCAGCCTGTTGATCTCCCAGAGCAGGGAGATGAGCTCCCTTATAGTCACGTAACGGAGAGCTGTGGCGACTTGATCGTTCCTGCTCTTTCCATAAGCGAGCCATCCACCCAAATTCCCAGCCCTCTCAATTACCCAACTCTCCAGAGCTTCATGAACGTCCTCGAAGTCTCTCGATAGTATCTCATCCTCCTTATCTAGGGCCTCTAGGAGGAGGGAGATAGTCAACGCGGCCTCCTTCGGCAAGAGCCCGGATTCAAAAAGATGTATTTGATGGGCAAGGGCCGTGAGTACAGTGGCCCTGAATATCCTCCTATCGGAATCGATCGATGATATGAACTCAGTGAGCCAATCGCTCTGATCCCCCAACCCAGGCTTCCTGTACATTCCTCCTCACTGCCCTCGCCATCACTGAATATAAACCCCACGCGTTGATGAACCCCCTGGCCTCCTCGTCAGTAGGATACCACCCCTCATCATAGCCAGCGATCTTCAGGTCGTACAGCATATAATCGGATCTCCTTCCAACGACAGAAAGCCTTCCCTTGAACAACTTCAGCCTCACTTCACCGCATACATACTTATTCATGCCTTTTATAAGCTCCTGGAGGCTCTCCCTCAGAGGCTCGCCCCAGAGTCCCTCATACACCAAATTAGTCCATTCCCTATCAGCTATTTCCTTAAATGAGAGCTCTCTTCTCGTCAAAATAGCCTTCTCAAGGTCCTTGTGAGCCTTTATCAGTGTGATAGCAGCGGGGGCTTCATAAACCTCCCTGCTCTTAAATCCGATGACCCTGCTCTCCATATGATCTATCCTCCCCACTCCGTGCTTCCCAGCTATAGAGTTCAGCTTCATCACGAGATCGCTGAGCTTCATCTTCTCGCCATTCAAAGCGACTGGAACGCCCATATCGAATCCTATCTCTATATACTCGGGTTCATTGGGAGCCCTCTCCGGAGGGGAGGTCCACTCGAAAGCATCCTCGGGCGGCTCATTCCAGGGCTCCTCCACAGCTCCGCCCTCTATGCTCCTCCCCCAGATGTTGGAATCTATTGAGTACTTCTTATGGCTCTCAGGGATCCTCAGACCCCTGGATGCAGCATATTCCAATTCCTGCTTCCTAGTCCACCTCCATATCCTAGTGGGGGCTATTACCTTGAGCTCGGGATTGAGGGATCTTACGGTGACATCGAACCTGATCTGATCGTTCCCCTTGGATGTGCAGCCATGAGCAACGGCATCAGCTCCCTCCCTCTCGGCTATCTCAACCAGCTTTGAAGCTATGAGGGGCCTAGATAGGGAGCTGGAAATGGGGTACTCGCCCTCATACAATGCATTGGCCATTATGGCCGGTGCTACGTAAACATCAGCGAACTCATCTATTAGATTGAGGCTGTAGTGCTTCGAGGATCCGGCTTCATAGGCCCTCCTCTCTATCTCATCCAACTCAGCCCCTTGCCCTAGCTCCGCTGTGAAAGTGACCACCTCGATTCCCTGTTCCTCGAACCATTTTATCGCTACAGTGGTATCGAGGCCTCCCGAATATGCCAGAACTACCTTGGAGACGTTATAGCTCAATCGAGGAATCTCCGGTAACTCACACTACTCACCTGAGGCCCCGAGCCCCATCCAATATAAAAAGTTAACTTGTAGTTATCGGTGCATTAGATCGGCATGGGGAGAATGCTCTAGTCCTTCCAGATACCTTTGGATTATCTCCCAATTCTCCGGGAAGCCCCCTGGAGCGTAAATATATTTTATTCTGAATAGATCCGCTAACTCCCTACTTAAAGAGCAGACATCCTCCTTGCAAATCCTATTCACATGATACTTACCCAGAGCCGATGCCAAGACCTTCATTTCAACCTCGATGCTCTTCAAATAGTTCATCAAGCCCCTCC
The sequence above is drawn from the Candidatus Korarchaeum cryptofilum OPF8 genome and encodes:
- a CDS encoding argininosuccinate synthase; this encodes MSYNVSKVVLAYSGGLDTTVAIKWFEEQGIEVVTFTAELGQGAELDEIERRAYEAGSSKHYSLNLIDEFADVYVAPAIMANALYEGEYPISSSLSRPLIASKLVEIAEREGADAVAHGCTSKGNDQIRFDVTVRSLNPELKVIAPTRIWRWTRKQELEYAASRGLRIPESHKKYSIDSNIWGRSIEGGAVEEPWNEPPEDAFEWTSPPERAPNEPEYIEIGFDMGVPVALNGEKMKLSDLVMKLNSIAGKHGVGRIDHMESRVIGFKSREVYEAPAAITLIKAHKDLEKAILTRRELSFKEIADREWTNLVYEGLWGEPLRESLQELIKGMNKYVCGEVRLKLFKGRLSVVGRRSDYMLYDLKIAGYDEGWYPTDEEARGFINAWGLYSVMARAVRRNVQEAWVGGSERLAH
- the argH gene encoding argininosuccinate lyase; amino-acid sequence: MYRKPGLGDQSDWLTEFISSIDSDRRIFRATVLTALAHQIHLFESGLLPKEAALTISLLLEALDKEDEILSRDFEDVHEALESWVIERAGNLGGWLAYGKSRNDQVATALRYVTIRELISLLWEINRLRDSLIDAALMNLEKRIPAFTHLQPAQPSTVSHYLLSIEYELFHHYRSIWHVMREIVDLCPLGSGPAAGSSVPMDRGRLADLLGFSGVESNTLLATGSRSFETIVLGILSSLMVVLSRVCEDLIIWSTPNFGLVELPDDHVSTSSIMPQKRNPVTLEVIRAKAGEVMGCHFTVLSVMKGLPSGYNLDIQETNEPFLRAIDTTKGSLKVLSDLIRRSRFRESESEITLAQFIAEELVRRRGISYREAHSILASTLRESGWDLRKAVHSLGLELPSSYEVKVRGGPNPESLKGELEARRRLLRDDISRLVEYEAEKMESEKRLIDLARKLAGRSPQ